A region of Fimbriimonadaceae bacterium DNA encodes the following proteins:
- the flgE gene encoding Flagellar hook protein FlgE, with product MLQALLAGVASIKAQQTRMNVIGNNLANVNTTAYRGSRVTFQDMLAQTIRGASRPTTERGGTNPIQFGLGVLVAGTDVNIEQGSLNATNRPTDIAVQGNGYFIVSNGERMAYTRDGGFDLDAAGQLVHRATGERVIGWSADSFGGIDNNIPLGPASPITIPLGALNAVQVTTQVNFAGNLNGLAGPTESWSTTVRVFDTLGGPHDISVNFSNRADPPEGAPPPGAVSSWRWTATEGATGIGDYSTGSNQRLYFDSNGELINGTVLGRVTVPASAGGAPAFPVDLNFANIGQLKTETQVNPSDQNGFPPGSLQGFTIGNDGIITGLFTNGLTRPLGQIGMAIFPNPGGLERTGNNLWRNTDNSGIPVIGAPRTGGRGSINAGFLEQSNVDIGAEFTDLIVTQRGFQANTRVVTTVDEMLQDLLNMKR from the coding sequence ATGTTACAAGCACTCTTAGCGGGTGTTGCGAGCATCAAGGCTCAGCAGACCCGAATGAACGTTATCGGCAACAACCTGGCCAACGTCAACACGACCGCCTATCGAGGCAGCCGAGTTACGTTCCAGGACATGCTTGCCCAGACGATTCGCGGCGCCTCTCGTCCGACGACCGAGCGAGGTGGCACCAACCCGATCCAGTTCGGACTGGGCGTTCTCGTTGCCGGCACGGACGTGAACATCGAACAGGGGTCGTTGAACGCGACCAACCGGCCGACTGATATCGCCGTCCAGGGCAACGGCTACTTTATCGTTTCGAACGGTGAGCGCATGGCTTACACGCGGGACGGTGGCTTCGACCTCGACGCCGCCGGACAACTTGTTCATCGAGCAACCGGCGAACGGGTCATCGGCTGGAGCGCCGACTCGTTTGGAGGCATCGACAACAACATCCCGTTGGGGCCGGCGTCGCCGATCACGATCCCGCTTGGGGCGCTCAATGCGGTTCAGGTAACCACCCAAGTCAACTTTGCTGGAAACCTAAACGGCCTTGCCGGCCCGACCGAAAGCTGGAGCACGACCGTTCGCGTCTTCGATACCTTGGGTGGCCCACATGACATTTCCGTGAACTTCAGCAACCGGGCCGATCCTCCCGAGGGTGCGCCGCCTCCCGGGGCGGTTTCCTCGTGGCGATGGACGGCGACGGAGGGGGCTACAGGAATCGGCGACTATAGTACGGGTTCCAACCAGCGGCTGTACTTCGACAGCAATGGCGAGCTCATCAATGGCACGGTTCTTGGGCGAGTCACGGTTCCGGCTTCAGCCGGTGGTGCGCCCGCGTTTCCAGTCGACCTCAACTTTGCCAATATCGGCCAGTTGAAGACCGAGACCCAGGTCAACCCGAGCGACCAGAACGGCTTCCCGCCCGGTTCGCTTCAGGGCTTCACGATCGGCAACGACGGCATTATCACCGGTCTCTTCACGAACGGTCTGACCCGGCCGCTGGGCCAAATCGGTATGGCGATCTTCCCGAATCCGGGCGGCTTGGAGCGGACAGGCAACAACCTTTGGCGCAATACCGACAACTCAGGGATACCCGTCATCGGTGCGCCCCGAACAGGTGGCCGCGGGTCGATCAATGCGGGCTTCCTTGAGCAGTCCAACGTCGATATTGGTGCCGAGTTCACCGACTTGATCGTCACTCAACGTGGCTTCCAGGCGAACACGCGCGTCGTCACGACTGTTGACGAAATGCTGCAGGACCTGCTCAACATGAAGCGGTAG
- the mupP gene encoding N-acetylmuramic acid 6-phosphate phosphatase: protein MTVRSASFPCCAVLFDIDGTLADTLDTLIAGLGDGYKFASGIRPSDDEIKSTIGTPLRQQMNLFRAEPLPADKLAEAVAYTIERFHFHAGMSRLFEPAVEALRYCHRQGIPCALVTSKSRPELDRFYTKFPLRDLAVADVCADDVSAPKPNPESAFLACRKLGVQPTSAVWMIGDSVFDIRCGRAAGLSTVAVTYGAGKAPELRAEQPDIVLDEPQDLLEFVQRQFDPSLCLESQNPKLTPT from the coding sequence ATGACCGTTCGGTCCGCCTCTTTTCCTTGCTGCGCAGTGCTTTTCGACATTGATGGCACGCTCGCGGATACGCTCGACACCCTCATTGCCGGACTCGGCGATGGATACAAGTTCGCCAGCGGCATTCGCCCATCGGACGATGAGATCAAGTCCACAATCGGCACTCCGTTACGTCAGCAAATGAATCTCTTCAGAGCGGAGCCCCTACCAGCCGACAAGCTGGCAGAGGCAGTGGCATACACGATCGAACGGTTCCATTTCCACGCTGGCATGAGCCGCCTGTTCGAACCGGCCGTCGAGGCCCTTCGGTACTGCCATCGCCAGGGAATCCCCTGTGCCTTGGTCACCAGCAAGAGCCGACCCGAGTTGGATCGCTTCTACACCAAGTTTCCGTTGCGAGACCTCGCCGTCGCTGATGTATGCGCCGACGATGTGTCCGCACCAAAGCCTAATCCAGAGAGCGCCTTTTTGGCATGCCGCAAGCTCGGCGTGCAACCCACTTCTGCCGTCTGGATGATCGGCGATTCTGTTTTTGACATCCGCTGCGGACGCGCGGCTGGCCTATCCACCGTCGCCGTCACCTATGGCGCAGGCAAGGCCCCCGAATTGCGTGCGGAGCAGCCCGACATCGTTCTCGATGAACCCCAAGATCTGCTGGAATTTGTCCAGCGACAGTTTGATCCATCCCTATGCCTAGAAAGCCAAAATCCGAAGTTAACGCCGACCTAA